The following are from one region of the Rosistilla carotiformis genome:
- a CDS encoding sigma-54-dependent transcriptional regulator, with protein sequence MMQLLIIDDEPLICETIAMAFPGDQVISSLTAEAGIAAFLESPPDVVLCDIRLPDMSGMEAFEKLHRIDPKVPIILMTGRGTAGTAIEAMQRGAFEYILKPLDPDTLIPLVCDAAETSRMTRTPAMVPDPSAEDQAVDASTDLLIGACPAMQEVYRSVGRVAGQNVTALILGESGTGKEVIARAIYQYSSRAAGRFLAINCAAIPEQLLESELFGHEKGAFTGAERKRVGKFELCNDGTLFLDEIGDMTPLMQTKILRVLQDQTFERVGGSETIHTNARIIAATNRDLEQAIQSKDFRSDLFYRLNVYTIKLPPLRERGDDIALLANHFLNRFAAELGKQITGFAKEAMNLLTQYRWPGNVRELQSAVKHALLEATGPVIVPAFLPDVIREPAAHDSGRVSTSTGSTTNTFNFAEMTRQRLQAGSEDIHRDLVSIAEREIFAEVLRHTDGNLTQAAKRLGITRTTLRARLESLGMSVERSASVTEN encoded by the coding sequence ATGATGCAACTACTGATTATCGACGACGAACCTCTGATCTGCGAAACGATCGCGATGGCGTTTCCCGGCGACCAAGTCATCTCCAGCTTGACGGCGGAAGCTGGGATCGCCGCGTTCCTCGAATCGCCACCGGATGTCGTGCTGTGCGACATTCGTTTGCCCGACATGTCGGGGATGGAGGCGTTTGAAAAGCTGCACCGGATCGACCCCAAAGTGCCGATCATTCTGATGACCGGCCGCGGCACGGCGGGAACCGCGATCGAAGCGATGCAGCGAGGCGCGTTCGAATACATTCTCAAACCGTTGGATCCCGACACCCTGATCCCGCTGGTCTGCGACGCGGCTGAAACCAGTCGCATGACGCGAACTCCCGCGATGGTTCCCGATCCGTCGGCCGAGGATCAAGCGGTCGATGCGTCGACCGACCTGTTGATCGGTGCGTGCCCGGCGATGCAAGAGGTTTATCGTTCGGTCGGCCGTGTCGCCGGCCAAAACGTGACCGCGTTGATCCTGGGTGAAAGTGGCACAGGCAAAGAGGTGATCGCCCGGGCGATCTATCAATACAGCAGCCGCGCCGCCGGCCGCTTCCTGGCGATCAATTGCGCCGCGATCCCCGAACAATTGCTCGAAAGTGAACTCTTTGGCCACGAAAAGGGAGCGTTTACGGGAGCCGAACGAAAGCGGGTCGGCAAGTTTGAACTTTGCAACGACGGTACGCTCTTTTTGGACGAGATCGGCGACATGACGCCGTTGATGCAGACCAAGATCTTGCGAGTCTTGCAGGATCAAACGTTTGAACGCGTCGGCGGCAGCGAAACGATCCACACCAACGCGCGGATCATCGCGGCGACCAATCGCGATCTGGAACAAGCGATCCAGAGCAAAGACTTCCGCAGCGATCTGTTCTACCGCTTAAACGTCTACACGATCAAACTTCCGCCGCTGCGCGAACGCGGTGACGACATCGCGCTGTTGGCGAACCATTTCTTGAATCGCTTCGCCGCCGAACTGGGGAAACAGATCACTGGATTCGCCAAGGAAGCGATGAATCTATTGACGCAATACCGCTGGCCCGGCAACGTCCGCGAATTGCAGAGCGCTGTCAAACACGCGTTGCTCGAAGCGACCGGCCCCGTGATCGTCCCGGCGTTTCTTCCCGATGTGATCCGCGAACCGGCGGCTCACGATAGCGGGCGAGTTTCCACATCGACCGGCTCGACGACCAACACCTTTAACTTCGCTGAAATGACCCGCCAACGTCTGCAGGCGGGAAGCGAAGATATCCACCGCGATCTGGTCAGCATCGCCGAGCGAGAGATCTTTGCCGAAGTGCTGCGGCACACCGATGGCAACTTAACCCAAGCTGCCAAGCGACTGGGAATCACCCGCACCACGCTCCGCGCCCGGCTCGAATCGCTCGGCATGTCGGTCGAACGCTCCGCCTCAGTAACCGAAAACTAA
- a CDS encoding FG-GAP-like repeat-containing protein, giving the protein MISALRQRKLRRRRLQLEQFEPRLQLASDFGGIIGNVFSDQTGDGLSADDLGQESVVLYLYRDGGDGSFDGLLGGDDSFLDSTTTDANGDYAFDRLAAGDYFVERILPAGFIERAGTHVSTLTTISDEQASGESVGVLIDDFSEGDQSLLVDVPGEYDDNSFEAPEASQSILGRERDLYLTLFSGLRVNLDVDSSGGSLNYSSTSDALGEFYVEYDGIDGSSNFDPIGLGGVDLTDGATADSFVLTLGALGALGADSPGAVSIGIFIHTDSVNYSSYSTTIVTPPGGIPFSERVIPFSNFTGIAPGEEADFSNVGGISIRVSSDVPAFDSQTLKIYTVGQVDTRVDFAIYEPLSLGDRVWNDTNNDGNFDLASEIGISDVLLTLYEDNGDGVFSSINDPSIDSTLTDLDGIYSFTNLFPGDYFVQVNDLNFSLGGPLSGYLSSPGNPDPDNDIDNDDNGAEVPGQGVMSLAVTLAANSEPGSISYSDPNANPTLDFGVYAAPDLSITSTDTPDPVVAGNTLTYTLEVHNNGLGDATGVTVVDTLSTNVQIDFVSTSQGTPTWIGNEVTIDLGDLASGGSATISITVIVDPNTANAITSFATVSGNETDIDSANNSASDTTTIEAIIVNSPPIANPDTIFVYEDQPYTGTYSELLLNDTDPDDYDTLTFVAMDGNVVDNGDGTFTYTPPQDKFGDAYEVFYYSIVDDGGLYSVAEVTVNIISVNDPPTVSDLYYSTPNDQALTFVLPLSDFSAGPSNESQALNVVFFDSSSEQGGDVIYNPTDGTVTYYPPSPAQGSQFVGLDSFDFTVADDDGAETTGTIYIYVTANSYLFDDGYSVATGVFPSFVTSGNFDDGFNSTGVSYPDLIVANDFQNSVLGSASLTIVWNPGSSQPAVEPEKSTILLPTNSRPQSVVVGDFDGDSRDDIAVALLGEGRNNGQVYVLLADQVQYGDMPFDESEWILVGTGAGPSAIATADVNNDGNLDLAYTNFYGDTVSILLGTGEGTFQPAQTLAVGTRPSALVFGDIQNDGNVDLAVANYGSDSVSLFLGNGNGNFSDAGTLTGIPTPTGLAVSTLDNNGFDDLAVSGGSQVHIFYNVGNTATPDVASEVIDFDYRLGGIQAADIDRDEDQDLLVANSGGGAVSLLTNLGSGFVHGQTIPVPSIVSQGGALPKNLTVVDLDLDGIQDFAASQVVNGISIHYGRAVSGYGGFGVAMPVVAEFQNAADRFDVNDDGLVSPIDALRILNSLAKQQTAGEAATAAAQANYVDVNGDGQITPIDALMVLNEIQRRKSTTAGEYGLLPLFGDADEEEEQLLETLAIDVERGRKLIP; this is encoded by the coding sequence TTGATTTCAGCCCTCCGACAGCGCAAGCTTCGGCGAAGGCGGCTTCAACTGGAACAATTCGAACCTCGACTGCAATTGGCCAGCGACTTCGGCGGAATCATTGGGAACGTCTTTAGCGATCAAACCGGCGATGGTCTGTCCGCCGATGACCTCGGTCAAGAAAGCGTGGTGCTTTACCTGTATCGCGATGGCGGCGATGGGAGCTTTGACGGATTACTTGGCGGCGATGACTCGTTCCTGGACTCCACAACCACCGACGCCAATGGCGACTATGCTTTCGACCGTCTCGCCGCTGGTGACTATTTCGTTGAACGGATCTTGCCAGCTGGATTCATCGAGCGCGCGGGAACCCACGTCTCGACGTTGACGACGATCAGTGACGAGCAAGCTTCGGGCGAATCTGTCGGCGTGCTGATCGACGACTTTTCCGAAGGGGATCAAAGTTTACTTGTCGACGTTCCAGGCGAATACGACGACAACTCCTTCGAAGCCCCCGAAGCGAGTCAATCGATTTTGGGGCGTGAGCGAGATTTGTATCTGACGTTATTCTCAGGCCTACGGGTCAATTTAGACGTCGACAGCAGTGGCGGTAGTTTGAATTACAGTTCGACCTCGGACGCATTAGGCGAATTTTATGTGGAATACGATGGAATCGATGGTTCGTCTAATTTTGATCCCATCGGTCTCGGCGGGGTCGACCTAACCGATGGCGCAACAGCGGATTCCTTCGTGTTAACGCTGGGAGCACTGGGAGCGCTGGGAGCGGATTCTCCGGGCGCCGTCTCAATCGGAATCTTCATACACACCGACAGTGTGAACTACTCGTCATATTCCACGACGATCGTCACGCCGCCAGGCGGAATTCCTTTCTCCGAGCGGGTTATTCCTTTCAGTAACTTTACTGGCATTGCACCGGGAGAAGAAGCGGACTTTAGCAACGTCGGTGGGATCAGCATCCGAGTCAGTTCCGATGTACCGGCTTTTGACAGCCAAACTTTGAAGATCTACACCGTCGGACAAGTTGACACACGTGTCGATTTCGCAATCTACGAACCGCTTTCTTTGGGCGACCGTGTCTGGAACGACACGAACAATGATGGGAACTTCGACCTCGCTTCGGAAATTGGAATTTCCGATGTCCTGCTCACTCTCTACGAAGACAATGGCGATGGCGTTTTCTCCAGCATCAACGACCCATCGATCGATAGTACGCTCACCGACCTCGACGGGATTTATTCGTTCACTAACTTGTTTCCTGGAGACTATTTCGTCCAAGTCAACGATCTAAATTTCAGTTTGGGTGGACCGCTGTCTGGCTATCTCTCCAGTCCCGGTAACCCCGACCCCGACAACGATATCGACAATGATGACAACGGGGCCGAAGTGCCAGGCCAGGGCGTCATGTCGCTTGCGGTAACTTTAGCAGCAAACTCGGAGCCCGGGTCGATTTCCTACAGCGATCCAAACGCCAACCCGACACTTGATTTCGGGGTTTACGCCGCACCAGACCTGTCGATTACGAGCACCGACACGCCGGATCCCGTCGTCGCCGGGAACACACTAACCTATACCCTCGAAGTCCACAACAATGGACTTGGTGATGCCACAGGGGTCACTGTCGTTGACACGCTTTCGACAAACGTTCAGATCGATTTTGTCAGCACCAGTCAAGGAACTCCGACGTGGATTGGGAATGAAGTCACAATTGATTTAGGGGATCTTGCTAGCGGCGGTAGCGCGACGATCTCAATTACGGTGATCGTCGATCCTAACACGGCGAACGCCATCACCAGCTTCGCCACGGTCTCGGGAAATGAAACCGACATCGACAGTGCGAATAACTCGGCATCCGATACGACAACGATTGAAGCAATCATTGTCAACAGTCCACCAATTGCTAACCCAGACACGATCTTCGTGTACGAGGACCAACCCTACACCGGCACCTACAGCGAACTGCTGCTCAACGACACCGATCCCGACGACTACGACACCTTAACCTTCGTTGCGATGGATGGAAACGTCGTCGACAATGGCGATGGCACGTTTACGTACACACCACCGCAGGACAAATTCGGCGACGCGTACGAGGTCTTCTATTATTCCATCGTCGACGACGGGGGCCTCTACTCCGTTGCTGAGGTAACCGTCAACATTATTTCGGTCAACGATCCGCCGACGGTTTCCGACCTGTACTATTCGACACCCAACGATCAAGCATTGACGTTTGTGCTTCCGCTGTCGGACTTTTCCGCCGGTCCATCGAATGAATCACAAGCCCTGAATGTCGTCTTCTTCGACAGTTCCAGCGAACAAGGCGGCGATGTTATCTACAATCCCACCGACGGCACGGTGACTTATTATCCGCCGTCCCCCGCACAAGGAAGCCAATTCGTCGGCCTCGATTCGTTTGACTTCACCGTCGCTGACGACGACGGAGCCGAGACGACCGGGACCATCTATATCTATGTCACGGCGAACTCCTATCTGTTTGACGATGGCTACAGCGTAGCTACCGGCGTTTTCCCAAGCTTTGTCACGTCTGGTAATTTTGACGACGGTTTCAATTCCACGGGCGTTTCTTACCCCGATCTTATTGTGGCAAACGATTTCCAGAACTCAGTCTTGGGAAGCGCCAGTCTCACCATCGTCTGGAACCCTGGCAGCTCGCAACCCGCGGTCGAGCCCGAGAAATCAACCATCCTGTTGCCTACAAACTCCCGACCACAGAGCGTTGTTGTCGGCGACTTCGATGGCGATTCGCGCGATGACATCGCAGTGGCCTTGCTCGGAGAAGGACGTAACAACGGCCAGGTCTACGTTCTATTGGCCGACCAAGTTCAGTATGGCGACATGCCGTTTGACGAATCCGAATGGATCCTAGTCGGAACGGGTGCCGGTCCGTCAGCAATTGCCACCGCCGATGTAAACAATGACGGAAATCTCGATCTCGCCTACACGAATTTTTACGGCGATACGGTTTCCATTCTCCTAGGGACTGGCGAGGGAACATTTCAACCTGCCCAAACCCTTGCGGTCGGCACGCGCCCCTCCGCGTTAGTCTTTGGTGACATTCAAAACGACGGAAACGTCGACCTTGCCGTCGCCAATTATGGCAGTGACAGCGTCTCTTTGTTTCTTGGCAACGGCAACGGCAACTTTTCCGATGCAGGCACGCTGACAGGCATCCCAACCCCCACCGGTCTCGCCGTGAGCACGTTGGATAACAACGGATTCGACGACCTTGCCGTCAGTGGAGGATCGCAGGTTCACATCTTCTACAATGTCGGGAACACCGCGACCCCAGACGTCGCATCGGAAGTCATCGACTTTGACTACCGACTGGGAGGCATCCAGGCTGCCGACATCGACCGCGATGAAGACCAGGATTTGCTGGTCGCAAACTCGGGCGGCGGAGCGGTATCGCTGCTCACCAACCTAGGCTCGGGGTTTGTTCATGGCCAAACCATTCCGGTACCATCGATCGTTTCGCAAGGCGGTGCACTGCCAAAGAATTTAACCGTCGTGGATCTCGACCTGGATGGCATCCAAGATTTCGCAGCATCCCAGGTCGTCAACGGCATCAGCATTCACTACGGAAGGGCCGTCTCGGGCTATGGCGGCTTCGGGGTCGCGATGCCGGTGGTTGCGGAATTCCAAAACGCAGCTGACCGGTTTGACGTAAACGACGATGGACTCGTTTCGCCCATCGACGCGCTTCGAATCCTGAATTCCTTGGCGAAACAACAGACCGCCGGAGAAGCCGCGACTGCGGCGGCGCAGGCAAACTATGTCGACGTCAATGGCGATGGCCAGATCACACCGATCGACGCGCTGATGGTCCTCAACGAAATCCAACGCCGCAAGAGTACGACGGCGGGCGAATACGGGTTGCTACCTCTGTTTGGTGACGCCGATGAGGAAGAGGAGCAATTGCTCGAGACGTTGGCGATCGATGTCGAACGGGGACGTAAGTTGATTCCATAG
- a CDS encoding CHASE3 domain-containing protein, translating into MSRTKPNYWLTLAIIASFIAVAVFGIVTFRNTFAVREVEQRIAKSHAVREATHQLLSSVKDMQTGQRGYLLTGNPIYLDPYRIGVEQIQAGFARLRDLTADNPIQLKHLDEMQQLVEQKHEYLAHTIQLRSEAPNEPIGDQVIEIVKSGEGEGTMEKLRDVAKKILTHEGELLAQREAASEHDAEVSRTAIMAGHAIALGLIVIAGFVAHVDRKKRDSAETRLDAKQSELAAVINSANDGIIAFNRDFGIRLTNPAAAAMWGIDGSTSVGQSLLNFVPHQRREGIRQRVQKFLDSSESSMPFTDGVGLRSNGEEFPCEGEITKTRSGEEDFLTLILADVSQSRDLNAKLRQHTLILDQVRDAVLVCDKEDRILSWNEGAHRLYGLSKSEALGKNAAQLLFPDDRPLWDAGRDATLAAGDYSAEFTQRTADGRQRIVEQRRSLLRNEQGEPTAQLILSIDVSDRKREEAKERRSQRLESIGTLAGGVAHDLNNVLTPILMSGKLLKQGSPNASRLHDTIVTSAQRGAQMIQKLLAFAGGDQTQSEEVDLREILNELEEILSHTLQKTIDLQISIPDTLDLIHADSTELSQVLMNLAINARDAMPSGGRLDIQVENFYVDPSRASHSDNLNTGPHVLLTVADTGEGIPKEVIERIFDPFFTTKAQGKGTGLGLATTLGIVRSFGGDVTVYSEPLAGTIFSVYLPSSKLTQPKVPAARVENHQPPKGNGELILIVDDESLIVETSCETLQSNRYRTVAARSGAEAVAIFQNRGDEIDCVLLDMMMPGMDGLDTKDALRELNPNVRVIASSGLRRPGSSGGRLVDVDGFLPKPYTDEQLLNMLRNVLDA; encoded by the coding sequence ATGTCTCGAACAAAACCCAACTATTGGCTCACCCTGGCGATCATTGCCTCCTTCATCGCCGTTGCTGTCTTTGGCATCGTGACCTTTCGCAACACCTTTGCCGTGCGCGAAGTCGAACAACGGATCGCCAAATCGCATGCCGTCCGCGAAGCGACACACCAACTGCTCTCGTCGGTCAAAGACATGCAAACCGGGCAACGGGGTTATCTATTGACCGGCAATCCGATCTACCTGGATCCCTATCGGATCGGTGTCGAACAGATCCAAGCTGGGTTCGCGCGGTTGCGAGATCTGACAGCCGACAATCCAATCCAGCTGAAACATCTCGACGAGATGCAACAACTGGTCGAACAAAAACACGAATACCTCGCCCATACGATCCAGCTGCGCAGCGAAGCCCCCAACGAACCGATCGGCGATCAGGTCATCGAGATCGTCAAGTCGGGCGAAGGGGAAGGGACGATGGAAAAGCTGCGCGATGTCGCCAAAAAAATCCTAACCCACGAAGGGGAGCTGTTAGCCCAACGCGAAGCGGCCTCCGAACACGATGCGGAGGTGTCGCGAACAGCGATCATGGCCGGGCATGCCATCGCGTTGGGATTGATCGTGATCGCTGGCTTTGTTGCACACGTCGATCGCAAAAAACGGGACAGCGCCGAAACGCGGCTCGACGCAAAACAATCCGAACTCGCGGCGGTCATCAATTCGGCCAACGACGGGATCATCGCCTTCAACCGCGACTTTGGGATCCGCCTGACCAATCCCGCCGCGGCGGCGATGTGGGGCATCGACGGCTCGACATCGGTCGGACAATCGCTGTTGAATTTTGTTCCTCACCAGCGAAGAGAAGGTATCCGCCAACGGGTGCAGAAGTTTCTCGATTCGTCGGAATCGTCGATGCCGTTCACCGACGGCGTCGGGCTGCGCAGCAATGGCGAGGAGTTTCCCTGCGAGGGGGAGATCACCAAGACGCGGTCGGGCGAAGAGGATTTCTTGACGTTGATCCTGGCCGACGTCAGCCAATCGCGCGACCTGAACGCCAAGCTGCGGCAACACACGCTGATCCTGGACCAGGTTCGCGATGCGGTTTTGGTTTGCGACAAAGAGGATCGGATCCTGTCGTGGAACGAAGGGGCCCATCGTTTGTACGGACTGTCCAAATCCGAAGCGCTTGGCAAGAACGCGGCGCAGCTATTGTTTCCCGATGATCGACCGCTGTGGGATGCGGGCCGCGACGCCACGCTGGCCGCGGGGGACTACTCGGCCGAATTTACGCAGCGGACAGCCGATGGCCGCCAACGGATTGTCGAACAACGGCGATCGCTGCTGCGGAACGAACAGGGCGAACCGACGGCTCAGCTGATCTTGAGTATCGATGTCTCGGACCGCAAACGGGAAGAAGCGAAAGAGCGTCGCAGCCAGCGGCTCGAAAGTATCGGCACGTTGGCCGGCGGTGTCGCACACGATTTGAACAACGTGCTGACCCCGATCCTGATGAGTGGCAAGCTGTTGAAACAAGGCAGCCCCAACGCAAGCCGTTTACACGACACGATCGTCACCAGCGCCCAGCGTGGGGCGCAGATGATTCAAAAGCTGCTGGCCTTTGCTGGCGGTGATCAAACGCAAAGCGAAGAGGTCGATCTGCGCGAGATCCTTAACGAGCTGGAAGAGATCCTCAGCCACACGCTACAGAAGACGATCGACCTGCAGATCAGCATCCCCGACACGCTCGATCTGATCCACGCCGACAGCACCGAACTTTCGCAGGTGCTGATGAACCTGGCGATCAACGCCCGCGATGCGATGCCCAGCGGCGGCCGGTTGGACATCCAAGTCGAAAATTTTTACGTCGATCCGTCGCGTGCCTCGCACAGCGACAACCTCAACACCGGGCCACACGTTCTGCTGACGGTTGCCGACACCGGAGAAGGGATTCCCAAAGAGGTGATCGAACGAATCTTCGACCCCTTCTTCACGACAAAAGCTCAGGGCAAAGGAACCGGTCTGGGGCTGGCCACGACACTCGGAATCGTGCGATCCTTCGGCGGCGACGTCACCGTCTACAGCGAACCGCTGGCCGGAACGATCTTTTCCGTCTACCTTCCCTCGTCAAAACTGACGCAGCCGAAGGTTCCCGCCGCGAGGGTCGAAAACCACCAACCTCCCAAAGGGAATGGCGAATTAATCCTGATCGTCGACGATGAATCGCTGATCGTGGAAACCTCGTGCGAGACGCTGCAATCGAATCGCTACCGCACGGTCGCAGCTCGCAGCGGCGCCGAAGCGGTCGCCATTTTCCAGAACCGTGGCGATGAGATCGATTGCGTGTTACTTGATATGATGATGCCAGGGATGGATGGCCTGGACACAAAAGACGCCCTGCGTGAGCTCAACCCAAACGTCCGCGTGATCGCCAGCAGCGGCTTGCGGCGCCCCGGCAGCAGCGGTGGCCGGCTGGTCGACGTCGACGGCTTCCTTCCTAAACCTTATACCGACGAACAACTTTTAAACATGCTCCGAAACGTTCTGGACGCGTAG